The Sporosarcina sp. 6E9 genome segment CCGATACATAGTGGGGGTATATTTCATTTGGAAAAGAAAGACCATACCTGAAGGTACGATCTTATCCGCCGCCTTCTAACCCCATGTGTTATAAGCGGCAGATTATTTGTTAACTAAACCTTCTGATTCATAATGTCCGAAATTAAACGATGTCATACCCTTGCTCTTCGATTGTTTCTTTAATCTGATCTAATGATGTTTTCTCACTATCAAACTCTATTGAAACATCACCACTTCCAAGATCCACTTTCACGGAAGAAACACCTGTAAGATTGCCCACACTACCTTCGACTGACTTGACGCAATGATTACATGACATTCCTTGTACTTTTAATGTTTCTATCATTTTGACGACCTCCTATTCAGCTTTCACCTCAACCATACAGTACCCCCGTACCGTATGTCAAGTAATAAATAAAAATTTTTTTTAGTCGTTTATTTCGTCATCGTTTTCATGACAGCCATTAATTCCTTAATAGCTGATTCACCATCTTGCCCTTTAATCGCATTTGCGACACAATGGTGTGTATGATCTTCAAGCAAGGCCAAAGAAACTTTATTCATCGCTGATTGAATGGCGCTGATTTGATGTAAAATATCCACACAATAGCGGTCATTTTCGACCATCTGATGAATACCTCTCACTTGCCCTTCAATGCGCTTTAAACGGTTGAGAAGCTGTTGTTTATTTGGCTGGACAGTTGTTTTCGGTGTTTCTTGCATGAATCTCCCTCCTTCACGAATACTTCTTCTTACATATACCCCGTAACCCTATAATAGCATTTTTCTTTTTGAAGGTCAATTTATATAATTACGCTTCTACTACTAGAAATATCATTGACCTAGCTTCATCTAATCGAGATTATCAACAAGTTCTTTTATCGTTTTTTCGTCCATCGGCCCAATAATCTTTTGCTTAATTGTCCCATCCGTGCTAATCATATACGTCGTAGGTATTGTCATAATCTTATACTTATCCATTACTTCACCATCATTATCAAGCGGAATCGGAAATGTTAACCCATACGTATCGATAAACTTCTCGATACTCTTGCGCCCTCGCTCTTCCGTCGTCATATTAACCGCAATAATTTCTACGTTCGTAGAATCCTTATATTTTACATAGTAATTTTGCATATGCGGCATTTCTGCCTTACACGGACCACACCACGACGCCCAGAAATTTAGAACAACTTTTTTTCCTTTATAGTTCGTCAGCTTTATTATGTCACCTGAAAGCGTAGAAAGTTCAAAATCAGGCGGTGTATTTCCTTTTTCAAGTCCAGACTCATACTCAATTGTTGTACTATCCGCCCCAACAACAATTGTGTCGATTAGCCCTGTTGTTTCCATATTCGAGTTAACAATCAAAATCAACATACCGATAATTAAAGTTGTTAAAACCATACTTACAGTTCGTTTACTCACAATTGTCCCTCCGGTTAGTCGTATTCATCAACCCGCTGTTATATTTGCGAAAAGCAATATATTTCCCTAACTAAAATCTGTGTTTACTCAGTACTTATGGTTATCTTAATATCAAAATAAATACGCCGCTCATGCGATTAATCTAATTAAAGCCTTTAGTAACTCCTTTTGAAGTTACTAAAGGCTTTACTGTTTACAACCCAAGTCATTATTCTCATTCATTTCTTTTGAATTTATTTTTTATTGCATAGCCCAAGCACAATTATTTTTTAGATTGCGCTTCGCTTTTTAATATCTGAGAAACAGCTTTCGCAAGTACAGCCGATGTCCTGTTTAGTTCCGCTTCATCATTTCCAATGCCACCTATTTCAACGAGAAGAAGTCTTTTACTAAGATCCTGGTTATACTTCCCATCCACGCCATGACCTGATTTGAATACGATACTTTTAGTTATATTTGGCACTATCTGCTCCATGCCGGCCATCAGTTTCTCAGCTAATTGTTGATTCAATTTGAAATTAGCATGATCACCACCGATAACAAAAACGACTTGCGCAAACTTTTCCCCTTTATGAGTGATTGTCGTCCTATTCGCTTTAAGTGAATCTCGATGAATGTCGAGTATGATGTCATAATTCACATCGTTCAACGTTTTCTCTACATACGGCCTTACAATATCATACGATTTGTGAAAAGGGATTCCTGCCTTATTCATTTCCGCTGTAATGTCGACGTCGATAATATCAGCTTTTATATCATTTAGCTCCAGCTGAGATTTTATCGTTTTACTGAGATTCATAATATTTGTTTCCGAATGATAAACCGCAATTTTCCCGTTATGCTTTAGTGTTATGGGTTCGAATGCTTCCTGCGAATGTGTAGTGTATAAAAGTGCACGCATTCCTATCTGGACTTCAGGTTCCGGTTCGATGATATTTGCTGCATAAACTAATTTTCGCTCATCGATTGGAACAACTGCTGTATCTTTAGGTATTGCTCTTGGAATCTGTTCCAAAATGATAGGTATAATAAAAAGGATGAAGATGAGTGAACTCCAAATTTTCAACGATTTTTTCATGGACAACCCTCCGTCTGCCAATATATGTGACCTAGTTTAGTTAAAGAATTTAACTTACTATAAATCGTCCAATCATCCCTGATTCCTTATGTCCAGGAATAGTACAATAAAATTCATAGACGCCAGATTCAGTTACGGTAAATGTTAGCGTCTCCGTTTTTTTAGGAGCTGCATGCAAATGTAACAAGTTATTTTCTCCCCCATGATTATGTTTGGATCCCTTTATCATGTTAAAGAAGGAAGTTCGGATTTCAATGTCATGCTCAACCGTATCCAGATTTTTGAGAGTTAATGTGACTGATTTATCTTTCTCAACAATAATTTCATTTTTTGAGTACTTCATTTTAGCAGTTTCTATAGCAATAACTTGGCTATTCTTATTAAATTCTTCTGTATTATTAATTGTCGGTAAGTGATCGCTATGTTGCGTTTCCGAATTCATCATTTTCTCGTTTTTTTCCGCCAATGAATTTCCTGCTATTAAATATACTGCGATTAAGATTGAAAGTAAGAGTGGTTTTAATAACCATCTTTTATTTTCTATTTTAGTTTTTTTCGAAGTTTTTAAAATGGCCATAACAAAAATTGTACTAATAGAAAAAAATAAAAATATCTGTATCAAATTTATTGACTGGTTAACATTAATCATTTCGCCTACCATCGCCCCCATCATACCGCCCATCAAACCGGCCATTACTCCT includes the following:
- the copZ gene encoding copper chaperone CopZ, with translation METLKVQGMSCNHCVKSVEGSVGNLTGVSSVKVDLGSGDVSIEFDSEKTSLDQIKETIEEQGYDIV
- a CDS encoding metal-sensitive transcriptional regulator; protein product: MQETPKTTVQPNKQQLLNRLKRIEGQVRGIHQMVENDRYCVDILHQISAIQSAMNKVSLALLEDHTHHCVANAIKGQDGESAIKELMAVMKTMTK
- a CDS encoding plastocyanin/azurin family copper-binding protein, giving the protein MGNYELFILGSLGLLTFVVVILAVIWKKTFRNMQGMMISMFFGMNVGLTAGVLLGVAYQGDLYFSTILSMVIGVLAGSLCGACFGILSVLEGVMAGLMGGMMGAMVGEMINVNQSINLIQIFLFFSISTIFVMAILKTSKKTKIENKRWLLKPLLLSILIAVYLIAGNSLAEKNEKMMNSETQHSDHLPTINNTEEFNKNSQVIAIETAKMKYSKNEIIVEKDKSVTLTLKNLDTVEHDIEIRTSFFNMIKGSKHNHGGENNLLHLHAAPKKTETLTFTVTESGVYEFYCTIPGHKESGMIGRFIVS
- a CDS encoding redoxin domain-containing protein; protein product: MSKRTVSMVLTTLIIGMLILIVNSNMETTGLIDTIVVGADSTTIEYESGLEKGNTPPDFELSTLSGDIIKLTNYKGKKVVLNFWASWCGPCKAEMPHMQNYYVKYKDSTNVEIIAVNMTTEERGRKSIEKFIDTYGLTFPIPLDNDGEVMDKYKIMTIPTTYMISTDGTIKQKIIGPMDEKTIKELVDNLD
- the spoIIP gene encoding stage II sporulation protein P — translated: MKKSLKIWSSLIFILFIIPIILEQIPRAIPKDTAVVPIDERKLVYAANIIEPEPEVQIGMRALLYTTHSQEAFEPITLKHNGKIAVYHSETNIMNLSKTIKSQLELNDIKADIIDVDITAEMNKAGIPFHKSYDIVRPYVEKTLNDVNYDIILDIHRDSLKANRTTITHKGEKFAQVVFVIGGDHANFKLNQQLAEKLMAGMEQIVPNITKSIVFKSGHGVDGKYNQDLSKRLLLVEIGGIGNDEAELNRTSAVLAKAVSQILKSEAQSKK